A genome region from Clostridium pasteurianum includes the following:
- a CDS encoding YeiH family protein: protein MKNKLLGIILALIIAIPAWLIGNTFPIIGSPVLGLLFGMVLAFWKRPKYFNEGVTYTAKKLLQYSIILMGFSMNLFNVFKVGKQTIILMIFTLSAAFITAYIIGKLLKINGKTATLIGVGSSICGGSAIAATAPVINADEQEVAHSISTIFLFNAIAAFLFPFLGHLFGMSNQCFGLWAGTAVNDTSSVVAAGYSYSNAAGNLAVIVKLTRTLAIVPVTLVLALYTSKKAAKNEKSSYSISKIFPWFVLGFIAASLINTFVPMPKGSAEFLSEIGKFVIVMAMVSVGLNTNIVKLIKNGMRPILLGFTCWVVLAFTSLGVQHFIMGIF from the coding sequence ATGAAAAATAAATTATTAGGAATTATACTTGCACTAATTATAGCAATTCCAGCTTGGTTAATAGGAAATACGTTCCCAATTATAGGAAGCCCTGTATTGGGACTTTTATTTGGTATGGTTTTAGCATTCTGGAAGAGGCCAAAATATTTTAATGAAGGTGTAACTTATACCGCAAAAAAATTACTGCAATATTCCATTATTCTTATGGGATTTAGCATGAATCTTTTTAATGTTTTTAAGGTAGGGAAGCAAACAATTATTTTGATGATTTTTACATTATCAGCAGCATTTATTACCGCGTACATTATAGGTAAGTTATTAAAAATAAACGGAAAAACAGCGACTTTAATTGGAGTTGGTTCTTCAATATGTGGAGGTTCAGCTATTGCAGCAACAGCCCCAGTTATTAATGCAGATGAACAAGAAGTTGCACATTCTATATCAACCATATTTCTTTTTAATGCTATTGCGGCTTTTTTATTTCCATTTCTTGGACACTTATTTGGTATGAGCAATCAATGCTTTGGTCTTTGGGCAGGAACAGCTGTTAATGATACTTCATCTGTAGTAGCGGCCGGTTATTCATACAGTAATGCAGCAGGTAATCTTGCAGTTATAGTAAAACTTACAAGAACTTTGGCCATTGTTCCAGTTACATTGGTATTGGCTCTTTATACATCTAAAAAAGCAGCTAAAAATGAAAAAAGTTCTTATAGCATAAGCAAAATATTCCCATGGTTTGTACTTGGATTTATAGCTGCATCATTAATTAATACATTTGTTCCAATGCCAAAGGGAAGTGCTGAATTTTTATCTGAGATAGGAAAATTCGTTATTGTAATGGCAATGGTATCTGTAGGATTAAATACTAATATTGTAAAACTTATAAAAAATGGTATGAGACCAATCTTATTAGGTTTCACATGCTGGGTAGTTTTAGCATTTACATCTCTTGGTGTTCAGCATTTTATAATGGGAATTTTTTGA
- a CDS encoding MFS transporter yields MESVSYISEKMDYVPVSKLHYKMLWLIGLGIFLDGFDVYLAGGVLGVLLKSGWSTIGLNAIFISVTFLGLLIGSLLTGFLGDKLGRKFSYQLNLLIFGGASLVASFSPNMTFLIACRGVMGIGLGAEIVTGYALLAEFVPSKTRGKWVSMLSLITNCSTPAAAFLGYIIIPRFGWRWMFVFVGVFSLIVWYLRKSMPESPRWYESKGMEKEAQDVVNIFYNEATAERGNSISQPSVIKKSENRDEGKFSDLFSKNMLSRTIVGCVVLIAINTLIYTFVSWAPTFFLRKGINVSKSLGYTTIMMVGAPLGALIGSFIVDKFGRKWCLTIFMLAAGALGYAYASQNVMWMILTIGFFLTIIIYVLLTLGLAIYVPELFPTNVRMRGSGFCNAIGRLATIFSPYGVAWILKNYDTKIVFAALGIILIIVAFVIATLGVETKQKSLDEI; encoded by the coding sequence ATGGAATCAGTTAGTTATATTTCTGAAAAAATGGATTATGTTCCGGTATCTAAATTACATTACAAGATGTTATGGCTTATAGGCCTTGGAATATTTTTGGATGGTTTTGATGTATATTTAGCAGGTGGAGTTTTAGGAGTGTTATTAAAAAGTGGATGGTCAACTATTGGACTAAATGCTATTTTTATTTCTGTAACTTTTTTAGGACTTTTAATAGGTTCGCTGCTTACTGGATTTTTAGGTGACAAATTAGGACGTAAATTTTCTTATCAGCTTAATCTTTTAATATTTGGTGGAGCATCTCTTGTGGCTTCATTTTCTCCTAATATGACTTTTTTAATAGCCTGTAGGGGAGTAATGGGAATTGGACTTGGCGCTGAAATTGTTACAGGATATGCACTTTTAGCAGAATTTGTACCATCAAAAACAAGAGGAAAATGGGTTTCTATGTTATCCCTCATAACAAATTGTTCTACTCCGGCAGCTGCATTTTTAGGATATATTATAATACCTAGATTTGGATGGAGATGGATGTTCGTATTTGTAGGAGTATTTTCTCTTATTGTATGGTATCTTAGAAAAAGTATGCCTGAATCCCCAAGATGGTATGAATCAAAGGGAATGGAAAAAGAAGCACAGGATGTAGTAAATATATTTTACAATGAAGCTACAGCGGAAAGAGGAAATTCTATATCTCAGCCTAGTGTTATAAAGAAAAGTGAAAATAGGGATGAAGGGAAATTTTCTGATTTATTTAGCAAAAATATGCTTTCAAGAACCATTGTAGGATGCGTAGTTTTGATTGCAATAAATACTTTGATATACACTTTTGTAAGCTGGGCACCTACATTTTTCTTAAGGAAGGGGATAAACGTTTCTAAGTCTCTTGGATATACAACTATAATGATGGTAGGAGCACCTCTTGGAGCTTTAATTGGAAGTTTTATTGTAGACAAATTTGGACGAAAGTGGTGTTTGACTATATTTATGCTTGCAGCTGGTGCACTTGGATATGCATATGCTTCACAAAATGTTATGTGGATGATACTAACTATTGGATTTTTCCTAACTATAATCATATATGTATTGCTTACCCTTGGTCTTGCTATTTATGTTCCAGAATTATTTCCTACCAATGTGAGGATGAGAGGTTCAGGATTTTGCAATGCTATTGGAAGATTAGCAACCATATTCAGCCCTTATGGAGTTGCATGGATACTTAAAAATTACGATACTAAAATAGTTTTTGCTGCACTTGGAATTATACTTATAATAGTAGCCTTTGTTATTGCTACTTTAGGAGTTGAAACAAAACAAAAATCCTTGGATGAAATATAG
- a CDS encoding LysR family transcriptional regulator, which produces MTLRHFKIFVAVCDEMNMTKASKTLFISQSAVSQAISELENHYGVHLFERLSRKLYLTNAGKELLNYARYMIKLNVELENGMKTLHQNGFIRIGASVTVGAYVLPKLVSHFQKLNPKTDIKVHEENTKEIEKMLLCDKIDIGLVEGDTTSQDIIKKPFMNDELILICGPNHRFAKLSYVEPTELEKEKFIIREMGSGTRKTFEDKMQENQLTWQVSWTCNNTDTIKIAVAEGLGVSIISKHSVENEVASGSLCSIPVKGIKFKRTFKIIYHKNKYLTETLKNFMALCSTATVKHQ; this is translated from the coding sequence ATGACTTTAAGACATTTTAAAATATTTGTTGCCGTATGTGATGAAATGAATATGACTAAGGCTTCCAAAACACTTTTTATCTCTCAATCAGCAGTTAGCCAAGCAATTTCTGAACTTGAAAATCATTATGGAGTACATCTTTTTGAACGTTTATCAAGAAAACTTTACTTAACTAATGCTGGAAAAGAATTGCTAAATTACGCTAGATATATGATTAAATTAAATGTAGAGTTAGAAAATGGTATGAAAACTTTACACCAAAATGGTTTTATTCGCATTGGTGCAAGTGTTACTGTTGGAGCTTATGTCCTTCCTAAACTTGTTTCACATTTTCAGAAATTAAACCCCAAAACTGATATAAAAGTACATGAGGAAAACACTAAAGAAATTGAAAAAATGCTTCTTTGCGATAAAATTGATATAGGTCTTGTAGAAGGAGACACAACAAGCCAAGATATTATAAAAAAACCATTTATGAATGATGAGCTTATACTTATATGCGGACCTAATCATAGATTTGCAAAACTCAGTTATGTGGAACCTACCGAACTTGAAAAAGAAAAATTTATTATTCGTGAAATGGGAAGTGGAACCCGTAAAACTTTTGAAGATAAAATGCAAGAAAATCAATTAACATGGCAAGTTTCATGGACATGCAATAATACTGACACTATAAAAATTGCCGTTGCTGAAGGCTTAGGAGTTTCAATTATTTCTAAGCATTCCGTTGAAAATGAAGTGGCTTCTGGAAGCCTTTGCAGCATACCTGTTAAAGGTATAAAATTCAAACGTACCTTTAAAATTATATATCATAAAAATAAATATCTAACAGAAACACTTAAAAATTTTATGGCCTTATGTTCAACAGCTACTGTTAAACACCAATAA
- a CDS encoding TrkA C-terminal domain-containing protein — protein MVQNITKPVYQKIAIDIANRIISGDFSIGMKLYGRSHLASQYKVSPETVRRAVAILNDMNIVEVEKGKGIIIKSIDNCLEFIDKYKDTNSLTSLRAEMEELINSRNDLEKKINSVTNELIDYSSRFSKTNPFAPFEFKIYSNLHVVGKKISETKFWQNTGATIIAIRRQGELILSPGPYAIFKSNDVFIAIGDEGSYLRIKGFLYNNLK, from the coding sequence ATGGTGCAGAATATAACAAAACCTGTTTATCAAAAAATTGCTATTGATATTGCAAATAGAATAATATCAGGTGATTTTTCAATAGGTATGAAATTATATGGTCGTTCTCACCTTGCAAGCCAATATAAAGTTTCACCTGAAACTGTACGAAGAGCTGTTGCTATACTCAATGATATGAATATAGTAGAGGTTGAAAAGGGTAAAGGCATTATTATAAAATCTATAGATAACTGTTTGGAGTTTATTGACAAGTATAAAGATACAAATTCATTGACATCTTTAAGAGCAGAGATGGAGGAACTAATAAATTCTAGAAATGATTTAGAGAAAAAGATAAATAGTGTTACTAATGAATTAATAGATTATTCGAGTAGATTCAGTAAAACAAATCCATTTGCTCCATTTGAATTTAAAATATATAGTAATTTACATGTAGTTGGTAAAAAAATTTCAGAAACTAAGTTTTGGCAAAATACTGGTGCGACAATAATAGCTATACGTCGTCAAGGAGAACTTATACTTTCGCCTGGTCCATATGCAATATTCAAGAGTAATGATGTATTTATAGCCATAGGTGATGAAGGAAGTTATTTGAGAATTAAAGGTTTTTTATATAATAATTTAAAGTGA
- a CDS encoding metal ABC transporter substrate-binding protein has translation MSKKFLILIGIIITLFAFTACNGNTLSKNNSDNKPKVVVSFNAMREFAYAIGKDKINIVTMTPNGTEPHDYDPNVKDIKKLQDAKVFIYNGLDMESWVNKTLKSIDNKDLIVVEASKGAVPIENKDKDEIKDHGAYDPHLWISLKGAKLESKNIKNALVKADPSNKNFYEKNYNDFCAKLDKLYDEYAIKFKSLPKKDFVTGHAAFAYLCRDYGLNQESVESTFAEGEPSTKQLDELVNYCKKNNVKTIFVEDMVSPKVSNTLAKEVGAKTEKIYTIESKEDGKDYIASMKSNLEEIYNSLK, from the coding sequence ATGTCAAAAAAATTTCTTATTTTAATCGGTATTATTATTACATTATTTGCATTTACAGCCTGTAACGGTAATACTCTATCAAAAAATAACTCAGATAATAAACCTAAAGTTGTTGTTTCCTTTAATGCTATGAGAGAATTTGCTTATGCAATCGGCAAAGATAAAATCAATATAGTAACAATGACACCAAATGGTACTGAACCACATGATTATGACCCTAACGTTAAAGATATAAAAAAATTACAAGATGCTAAAGTATTTATATATAACGGTCTAGATATGGAATCATGGGTAAACAAAACATTAAAATCTATAGATAATAAAGATTTAATTGTAGTTGAAGCATCTAAAGGAGCTGTACCAATTGAAAATAAGGATAAAGATGAAATTAAAGATCATGGAGCATATGATCCACATTTATGGATTAGTTTAAAGGGTGCCAAGCTTGAAAGTAAAAACATAAAAAATGCATTAGTTAAAGCTGACCCATCCAATAAAAACTTTTATGAAAAAAATTATAATGACTTTTGTGCAAAACTTGATAAGCTCTACGATGAATATGCTATCAAATTCAAAAGCTTACCTAAAAAAGATTTCGTAACTGGACATGCTGCATTTGCATACCTATGCAGAGATTATGGATTAAATCAAGAAAGTGTAGAAAGCACTTTTGCAGAAGGTGAACCAAGTACAAAACAACTTGACGAGCTAGTAAACTACTGCAAAAAAAACAATGTAAAAACAATATTTGTTGAAGACATGGTAAGTCCAAAAGTTTCAAATACATTGGCAAAAGAAGTTGGTGCAAAAACCGAAAAAATATATACCATTGAAAGCAAAGAAGATGGAAAAGACTATATTGCATCCATGAAATCAAATTTAGAAGAAATTTATAATAGTTTAAAATAA
- a CDS encoding glycine betaine ABC transporter substrate-binding protein, giving the protein MISFLNFAINRKEQIFSLFLQHIELTIFAVVISILVGVPIGILIARVRKISSPIIAIANVIQSIPSMALLGFLIPFFGIGSKPAIVMVVLYSLLPIIKNTFTGLKSIEPPVIEAATGLGLTKNQILFKVSLPLAMPIIMSGIRISVVTAVGLMTIAAFIGAGGLGYLVFSGVQTVDNNMILAGAIPASILALLLDFIIGKIESLVTPQGIKNVNNINKKKSKKIQSKIYKAVIAIVLVAIIVASGVTFYNNKTKKVIVIGSKNFNEQLILGNMVASLIEHNTDYKVERKLNLGGTSVAFNALKSGDIDAYVEYTGTGLVDIMKKSSISDEKKVYDNVKSCFHKDYNIEWMKPIGFNNTYVLAMKKNVAAKYNINSISDLSKVSNNLSLGSTMEFLNRSDGYPGLNEKYGLQFKSKKGLDGGLRYSSLNKDETQVTDAFSTDGLLQKFDLKTLKDDKSFFPPYYAVPIVREDTLKKFPQLKPVLLKLQNQITDSEMRSLNYKVDNGQSPEKVADEFLKSKHLIK; this is encoded by the coding sequence ATGATTAGTTTTTTGAATTTTGCAATTAACAGAAAAGAGCAAATATTTAGCTTGTTCTTGCAGCATATTGAACTTACAATTTTTGCAGTAGTTATCTCAATATTAGTAGGAGTTCCCATAGGAATTTTAATAGCAAGAGTAAGAAAAATTTCTTCGCCAATTATAGCTATTGCAAATGTAATTCAGTCCATTCCAAGTATGGCGTTACTTGGATTTTTAATACCGTTTTTTGGAATTGGAAGTAAACCTGCTATAGTAATGGTAGTATTATATTCACTACTTCCTATTATAAAAAATACATTTACCGGATTAAAGAGTATAGAGCCGCCTGTAATTGAAGCGGCAACTGGTTTAGGCTTAACTAAAAATCAGATATTATTTAAAGTAAGTTTACCATTAGCAATGCCTATAATAATGTCAGGTATAAGAATTTCTGTTGTAACTGCTGTTGGACTTATGACAATCGCTGCATTTATTGGTGCGGGTGGTCTTGGATATCTTGTTTTTTCAGGAGTACAAACAGTTGATAATAATATGATATTAGCAGGGGCAATTCCAGCTTCAATACTTGCTCTTCTTTTAGATTTTATAATAGGGAAGATTGAAAGTTTAGTAACACCTCAGGGAATAAAGAATGTAAATAACATCAATAAGAAAAAATCAAAAAAGATACAGAGTAAGATTTACAAGGCAGTTATTGCAATAGTCCTAGTTGCAATTATAGTTGCCAGCGGTGTTACATTTTATAACAATAAAACTAAAAAGGTTATAGTTATTGGTTCGAAAAATTTTAATGAGCAACTAATACTTGGTAATATGGTTGCTTCATTAATAGAGCATAATACAGATTATAAAGTTGAAAGAAAACTAAATCTTGGTGGTACAAGTGTAGCATTTAATGCTTTAAAATCCGGTGATATAGACGCATATGTAGAATACACAGGTACGGGACTTGTAGATATAATGAAAAAATCTTCAATAAGCGATGAAAAAAAGGTTTATGATAATGTGAAAAGTTGTTTTCATAAAGATTACAATATAGAATGGATGAAGCCTATTGGGTTTAATAATACTTATGTACTTGCAATGAAAAAGAATGTTGCAGCAAAGTATAATATAAACAGTATATCTGATTTATCGAAGGTAAGTAATAATTTGAGTTTAGGAAGCACAATGGAATTTTTAAATAGATCCGATGGATATCCTGGATTGAATGAAAAGTACGGATTACAGTTTAAAAGTAAAAAAGGTCTTGATGGTGGATTAAGATATTCGTCTTTAAATAAGGATGAAACTCAAGTAACAGATGCTTTTTCAACAGATGGATTATTGCAAAAATTTGATTTAAAGACGTTAAAAGATGATAAAAGCTTTTTTCCACCTTATTATGCTGTACCTATTGTAAGAGAAGATACATTGAAAAAATTTCCTCAATTAAAACCAGTTCTATTGAAGCTTCAAAATCAAATTACAGATTCTGAAATGAGAAGCCTAAATTATAAAGTTGATAATGGGCAAAGTCCTGAAAAGGTAGCAGATGAATTTTTAAAGAGTAAACATTTAATTAAATAA
- a CDS encoding permease, whose amino-acid sequence MENSRHNVLFMPFMLCLFLPILIMLILNVSTFKKLFPLFFNNSSLQSFTTIFISIILEALPFIIIGVFLSSLIQIFISEETLSRIIPKNLTLGILAAATIGLIFPVCDCAIVPIVRRLLKKGLPLPIGITFMLSVPIINPVVLTSTYYAFLNSPHVVLLRGLSGWLAAVIIGFIVSKSNKIAANHQTLNDILFSERLYTRDSHSLKHHSHEHIHHCSCGHVHNDTDKISKFTLIHILNHVSLELQDVGRFIIIGAFLSALMQTFIPRKYILSIGHGNISSIIVMIILSYVLCVCSETDAFIARTFVNQFTNGSIIAFLICGPMIDIKNTFMLSDVFNFKFIFKLIFTIMSVCFLVGLIFNLVKIPL is encoded by the coding sequence TTGGAAAACAGCCGTCATAATGTACTTTTTATGCCCTTTATGTTATGTCTATTTTTGCCAATTTTAATTATGCTTATATTAAATGTAAGCACATTTAAAAAGTTATTTCCATTATTTTTTAACAATTCATCCTTACAAAGCTTCACAACTATTTTTATAAGTATTATTTTAGAGGCTCTCCCCTTTATCATTATAGGTGTATTTCTATCTTCTTTAATTCAAATCTTTATATCAGAGGAAACACTATCTAGGATAATACCTAAAAATTTAACTTTAGGTATTTTAGCAGCGGCCACAATCGGACTTATATTTCCTGTATGTGATTGCGCTATAGTTCCAATAGTACGAAGACTTCTAAAAAAAGGACTTCCCCTTCCCATTGGAATTACATTTATGCTTTCAGTTCCCATAATAAATCCAGTTGTACTTACTTCAACTTATTATGCCTTTTTAAATAGCCCACATGTTGTATTATTAAGAGGTTTATCTGGTTGGCTTGCTGCAGTAATTATAGGATTTATAGTAAGTAAATCTAATAAAATAGCTGCTAACCATCAAACCTTGAATGACATTTTATTTTCCGAAAGACTATATACAAGAGATTCGCATTCTCTTAAACACCATAGCCATGAACATATTCATCACTGCAGTTGTGGACATGTTCATAATGATACAGATAAAATTTCTAAGTTCACATTAATTCATATATTAAACCATGTAAGTTTAGAGCTCCAAGATGTCGGAAGATTTATTATAATAGGTGCTTTTCTTTCAGCGCTTATGCAGACCTTTATACCGAGAAAATACATTTTATCCATAGGACATGGAAACATATCTTCTATTATAGTTATGATTATACTTTCATATGTACTATGCGTATGTTCTGAAACTGATGCTTTCATAGCACGTACTTTTGTAAATCAATTTACTAATGGTTCTATAATTGCATTTTTAATATGTGGCCCAATGATAGACATAAAAAACACCTTTATGCTCAGTGACGTATTTAATTTTAAATTTATATTCAAGCTGATATTTACAATAATGAGCGTATGCTTCTTGGTAGGCTTAATATTTAATCTTGTTAAAATTCCATTATAG
- a CDS encoding TIGR03943 family putative permease subunit, giving the protein MKNEFKWFIILLGFTYYMYYLISTKKLYLFIHPKMTCYIVFAFIIFIILCVFQIHNIFKSKHSISSKSVSSVFLIPLILAFLINPQGLSSDITQKKGLTTSPSFTINDNVKKEKGTIKLNDNNFSDTINEIENNVYKYKNRKIEISGFVYRDTNFPKDCFVTARMLIICCAADAEVTGIACNKVNNNLKNNEWIKVTGTIKSMKNFDKEDTTQTVIPVIEVQSIKPISKPNNPYIYLKKTLSK; this is encoded by the coding sequence ATGAAAAATGAATTCAAGTGGTTTATAATTCTTTTAGGATTTACATATTATATGTATTACCTTATTTCAACTAAAAAACTCTATCTATTTATACACCCTAAAATGACCTGCTATATAGTTTTTGCGTTTATAATTTTCATTATATTATGCGTTTTCCAAATACATAATATTTTCAAAAGTAAGCACTCTATTTCATCAAAATCTGTTTCAAGTGTTTTTCTTATTCCTCTTATACTTGCCTTTTTAATAAATCCACAGGGGTTAAGTTCAGATATTACTCAAAAAAAAGGCTTAACTACAAGTCCTTCTTTTACGATAAATGACAATGTTAAAAAAGAAAAAGGAACAATTAAATTAAATGATAATAACTTTTCAGATACCATAAACGAAATAGAAAATAATGTATACAAATACAAAAACAGAAAAATTGAAATTTCAGGCTTTGTTTATAGAGATACCAATTTTCCAAAAGATTGTTTTGTAACTGCTAGAATGCTAATAATATGCTGTGCCGCTGATGCAGAAGTCACCGGTATTGCATGTAATAAAGTCAACAATAATTTAAAAAACAATGAGTGGATTAAAGTTACTGGAACAATAAAATCTATGAAAAATTTTGATAAGGAAGATACCACCCAAACTGTAATTCCTGTAATTGAAGTGCAAAGCATAAAGCCTATTTCAAAACCTAATAATCCTTATATATACTTAAAAAAGACACTGTCAAAATAA
- a CDS encoding type II toxin-antitoxin system Phd/YefM family antitoxin: protein MPEIRPSSDLRNKYSEISDFCHKYKEPVYITQNGQEDLAVMSIETYEKLVGKFELHKLLDEGLDAMEKKKVKPFKEALSDIEKDL, encoded by the coding sequence ATGCCAGAGATAAGACCAAGTTCAGATTTAAGAAATAAATACAGCGAAATATCAGATTTCTGTCATAAATATAAAGAGCCAGTCTATATAACCCAAAATGGTCAGGAGGATTTAGCTGTTATGAGCATTGAAACTTATGAAAAACTTGTTGGTAAATTTGAATTGCATAAATTGCTTGATGAAGGTTTAGATGCAATGGAAAAGAAAAAAGTTAAACCTTTTAAGGAGGCACTGTCTGATATAGAAAAGGACTTATAA
- a CDS encoding ABC transporter ATP-binding protein: protein MIELRNVCKKVNGKIIIKDVNLTIKDGELVTLIGPSGCGKTTTLKMINRLINQTSGEILINGNQIENQDTIKLRRNIGYVIQQTGLFPHMTVEENISIILRIEKVDNTKINNRVKELLDLVGMKPEEYMYKYPSQLSGGQQQRVGLARALAMNPEIILMDEPFSALDPITRNQLQDEIFTIHENLKKTIVFVTHDMDEALKLADRICIMKDGQVVQYDTPDKILKNPANDFVKSFVGKNRIWNQPELIKAKDIMIKDIIKSSPERTAIQALEIMKSNHVDRLIIASKNNKLLGIVTLKELKFNIAQNKKVKDIMKNDVVTINENDSIIKILEIVENKKNGFMPVIDDNSNLVGLITKSSLLSVLSNQFINKEVNLYD from the coding sequence TTGATAGAATTAAGAAATGTATGTAAAAAAGTAAATGGTAAAATCATAATAAAAGATGTTAATTTGACTATAAAAGATGGCGAACTTGTTACTCTAATTGGACCAAGTGGATGTGGAAAAACTACTACACTGAAAATGATAAATAGATTAATTAATCAAACTTCAGGTGAAATTTTGATTAATGGAAATCAAATAGAAAATCAAGATACCATTAAGCTTAGAAGAAATATAGGATATGTAATACAACAAACAGGACTGTTTCCACACATGACAGTGGAAGAAAATATATCCATAATATTAAGAATTGAAAAAGTAGATAATACTAAAATTAACAATAGGGTAAAAGAATTGTTAGATTTGGTTGGAATGAAACCAGAGGAATATATGTATAAATACCCTAGTCAATTAAGCGGTGGTCAGCAGCAAAGGGTAGGACTTGCACGTGCTCTTGCTATGAATCCAGAGATAATACTTATGGATGAACCCTTTAGTGCTTTAGATCCAATAACAAGAAATCAGCTTCAAGATGAAATTTTTACAATACATGAAAACTTAAAAAAAACTATAGTGTTTGTAACACATGATATGGATGAGGCATTAAAATTAGCGGATAGAATCTGTATTATGAAAGATGGACAGGTTGTGCAGTATGATACTCCTGATAAAATATTAAAAAATCCTGCAAATGACTTTGTAAAAAGTTTCGTTGGGAAAAATAGAATATGGAATCAACCAGAATTAATTAAAGCTAAGGATATAATGATAAAAGATATTATAAAATCAAGTCCTGAAAGAACAGCTATTCAGGCATTAGAAATTATGAAATCAAATCATGTCGATAGATTAATTATAGCTTCTAAAAATAATAAATTGCTTGGAATTGTTACGCTAAAAGAATTGAAGTTTAATATAGCCCAAAATAAAAAAGTTAAAGATATTATGAAAAATGATGTAGTTACCATAAATGAAAATGATTCAATAATAAAAATATTGGAAATAGTTGAAAACAAAAAGAATGGGTTTATGCCTGTTATAGATGATAATTCAAACCTTGTTGGTCTTATTACTAAAAGCAGCTTGCTGTCTGTATTGAGCAATCAATTCATCAACAAGGAGGTTAATTTATATGATTAG